DNA from Asticcacaulis excentricus:
CAAAAACTTTAAGCCCCTGTTAAACATGGCTGGATTTTAAACCCGGCTGTGTTTAAAGTTCCTGATAATCAATCTTGATTATCAGCCCCATTTCTGAGGGTGAACCTATGTCGCGCCAGTGGATCAGCCGCGCCGAAGCCTTGCAGCGACTGGATGTCAAGCCGCAGACCCTCTACGCCTATGTCAGCCGTCAGCGCATCGCCGCGCGGACCGACCCGGACAATCCGCGCCGCTCGCTCTATGCCCTCGATGACATTGAGCGCCTGACGCAGCGCGGCCCGCGCCCGGCCGAAGATGCCCCGGCGGTTCTGCCGGCGCTCAGCGGCAAATCCGCCCTGCGCGGTGAGGCGACGATCGATTCCGACATCTTTATCGCTATCGACAACCGCCCCTTTTACCGCACGCACGACAGCCTGGCGCTCAGCGAAACCGAGAATTTCGAAACCGTCGCTGCCCTTTTGTGGAAGGACGAAGCCGCCAACCCCTTCGGGCCGTTAAAACCGCGCCCGGACGTCAACTTCACCGGCGGACCTCGCGCCCGCGTGTGGGGGATGCTGTCGCGGCGTCTGGACGAAGACGCCCTGTCGGAACAGGCCACCGAACGCCACCTGCGCCTTGAGGCGGCGGGCATCCTGAATGAGCTGTTCGACGCGGTGACCAATGGCGGACCGCGCCTGTATTTCCATCAGCGTCTGGCCCGCGCGTGGAAGGTCAATGACCTGCGCGACGTCGATCTGATCCGCCGGGCGCTGGTGCTGTGCGCCGATAACGGGCTTGATGCCGCCACCCTGTCGGCGCGTGCCGCCGCCGTGTCGCAGGGGCCCTTGTCGTCGCCGGTGATGGCCGGTTTCGCCACGCTGAGCGGTCCGGCTATGGGCGGGCGGGTGTCGCGCGCCGAAGCCTATGTGACGCAGGTGCGGCGTCAGGGTAATCCGCGTCTGGTCGCCGAAACCTTCCTGCGGCAGGGCGTCGAGCTGCCGGGCTTTGAAGCCGAACAATCGTCCTGCGATGCCCTGCGCGCCGAAGCCCTGATGGCCGCCGCCCCGCACATCGGCGAAGACCTCAAGACCATCCGTGCCGTCGGTGAGGAGCTGACCGGGCGGCCATTAGGGTTTACTTTGGCGCTGGCCCTGATCGGGCGACACCTCGACCTGCCCAAGGACGCGCCGTTTACGCTGATGGGGCTGGGGCGCTCGGCCGGCTGGCTGGCCCACGCCATCGAACAGACCGAAACCGGCACCGCGCCCAATGTGCGGCTGCGCTATGTCGGCGAACATCCTTTGGCCGCAAAGCCCTGACATTATAGCATATTTCGTTCATTTAAGCCTTTTTTTTGCGGACCGATTTTATGGACTATTTGATTGCCTTGTTTCTCGGTTTCGTCGAAGGCCTGACCGAATATATTCCTGTCTCCTCGACCGGCCACCTGCTGCTTCTGTCGCATTTTCTGGGCTTTGAGTCCCCCAGCAACACCTTCGCCGTGCTGATCCAGTTGGGCGCCGTTTTGGCCCTGCTGAGCCTCTATTTCAACAAGCTGTGGAACGTGCTGATCACCCTGCCGACCTCGCCGGAATCGCGTGGGTTTGCGGTGTCTATCCTTGTGGCCTTCTTTCCGGCGCTGGTCATTGGCGTGCTGGCCCACGACTTCATCAAGAGCGTGCTGTTCGAAAGCCCGCGCCTGATCTGCCTCAGCCTGATCGTCGGTGGCATCATCCTGTGGCTGGTGGACAGGTACGCGCCGGTGCCGGACAAGGGCGACGCCTTCCGCATCGATTTCAAAACCTCGCTGATCATCGGCGTGTTTCAGTGTCTGGCCATGATCCCCGGCATGTCGCGCTCAGGCTCGACCCTCATCGGGGCCATGCTGTGCCGCGTCGAAAAGAAGGCGGCGGCGGAGTTTTCCTTCTTCCTCGCCATGCCGACCATGCTGGGGGCCTTTACCTATGACGTGTACAAGACCCATAACCAGATGAATTTCAACGACATGGGTCTGGTCGCCGTAGGCTTTATTGCGGCCTTTGTGACGGCGCTGATTGTGGTCAAGGCGGTGCTGAACTTCGTGGCGAAGAACGGTTACGGCATCTTCGCCATCTGGCGCATTGTGGTCGGCGGCCTCGGCCTGATCCTGCTGTCGCTGGGGTATTGATCCCAAGATTTTGCTTTACAGACTTCCGTTTTTTTGTGTCCACTCTGTATCAAACGTCGCTATCTGTACCCCGCACGGGCAGCGGCCAAAAAAACAGACGAGGACGCTCACCGTGCTGGAAATCGACATAGACCCTGACCGCAAGCTGATGACCTTTCGGGTCCTTGGCGAAATCGACAGTGCGCGTCTCACCGACCTGATCATCGAGGGCTATAAGGCCAACCGTTCCGCCTGGACCTATCGCCGAATCTTCGATTACCGCCGCGCGACGGGGCTTTATGATTATGGCGAGGTGG
Protein-coding regions in this window:
- a CDS encoding citrate/2-methylcitrate synthase produces the protein MSRQWISRAEALQRLDVKPQTLYAYVSRQRIAARTDPDNPRRSLYALDDIERLTQRGPRPAEDAPAVLPALSGKSALRGEATIDSDIFIAIDNRPFYRTHDSLALSETENFETVAALLWKDEAANPFGPLKPRPDVNFTGGPRARVWGMLSRRLDEDALSEQATERHLRLEAAGILNELFDAVTNGGPRLYFHQRLARAWKVNDLRDVDLIRRALVLCADNGLDAATLSARAAAVSQGPLSSPVMAGFATLSGPAMGGRVSRAEAYVTQVRRQGNPRLVAETFLRQGVELPGFEAEQSSCDALRAEALMAAAPHIGEDLKTIRAVGEELTGRPLGFTLALALIGRHLDLPKDAPFTLMGLGRSAGWLAHAIEQTETGTAPNVRLRYVGEHPLAAKP
- a CDS encoding undecaprenyl-diphosphate phosphatase, giving the protein MDYLIALFLGFVEGLTEYIPVSSTGHLLLLSHFLGFESPSNTFAVLIQLGAVLALLSLYFNKLWNVLITLPTSPESRGFAVSILVAFFPALVIGVLAHDFIKSVLFESPRLICLSLIVGGIILWLVDRYAPVPDKGDAFRIDFKTSLIIGVFQCLAMIPGMSRSGSTLIGAMLCRVEKKAAAEFSFFLAMPTMLGAFTYDVYKTHNQMNFNDMGLVAVGFIAAFVTALIVVKAVLNFVAKNGYGIFAIWRIVVGGLGLILLSLGY